The Streptococcus pantholopis genome has a segment encoding these proteins:
- a CDS encoding UDP-N-acetylglucosamine--N-acetylmuramyl-(pentapeptide) pyrophosphoryl-undecaprenol N-acetylglucosamine transferase, producing MAKKIVFTGGGTVGHVTLNLLLMPKFLEDGWQVHYIGDKKGIEYEQIKQSGLAVQFHAVATGKLRRYFSWQNMADVFKVAFGILQSLLILLKVRPQLLFSKGGFVSVPPVIAARLLGIPVFIHESDLSMGLANKIAYKFATTMYTTFEQDRSLTKVKHVGAVTKVKKQEAATPEALAAIQRQFDPKLHTLLFVGGSAGAKVFNDFISQTPELTDSYNIINISGDKNLNVLTKNLYRTDYVTELYQPLLSAADVVITRGGSNTLFELLAMQKLHLIVPLGKEVSRGDQLENAAYFEKKGYARQLDESALNFLNLKKEVAQLLDRKGVYQETMAASKEIKTPEAFYNLLNQDIAARTKGK from the coding sequence ATGGCTAAAAAAATTGTTTTCACAGGCGGCGGAACGGTGGGGCATGTCACCTTAAATTTGCTGCTGATGCCTAAGTTTTTGGAAGATGGCTGGCAAGTGCATTATATTGGCGACAAAAAAGGGATTGAATACGAGCAGATAAAACAATCCGGTTTAGCAGTCCAATTTCACGCAGTTGCAACAGGAAAGCTGCGCCGCTACTTCTCCTGGCAGAATATGGCGGATGTTTTCAAAGTCGCTTTTGGTATTTTGCAGTCCCTGCTTATTTTGCTTAAAGTTCGTCCGCAGCTTCTTTTCTCTAAAGGCGGTTTTGTCTCTGTCCCGCCTGTAATTGCTGCTAGGTTGTTGGGAATTCCGGTTTTTATCCATGAATCAGATTTGTCAATGGGACTGGCCAATAAAATTGCTTATAAATTTGCAACAACAATGTACACAACCTTTGAACAGGACAGGTCTTTGACTAAAGTGAAACATGTTGGAGCCGTGACCAAGGTTAAGAAACAAGAGGCGGCAACTCCTGAGGCGCTTGCAGCCATCCAGAGGCAATTTGACCCGAAACTGCATACCCTTCTTTTTGTCGGCGGATCTGCCGGAGCTAAGGTGTTCAATGATTTTATTAGTCAGACACCCGAGCTGACTGACAGCTACAATATTATTAATATCTCAGGCGATAAAAACCTCAATGTATTGACTAAAAATCTTTACAGAACGGATTATGTCACTGAATTATATCAACCTTTGCTGTCTGCAGCAGATGTTGTCATAACACGCGGCGGCTCAAATACCCTGTTTGAACTGCTGGCTATGCAAAAACTTCATTTGATTGTTCCTTTGGGAAAAGAAGTCAGCCGAGGCGATCAACTGGAAAATGCTGCCTATTTTGAAAAAAAAGGCTATGCTAGGCAGCTGGATGAAAGTGCTTTAAATTTTCTTAATTTAAAGAAAGAAGTTGCTCAGCTTCTTGATCGAAAAGGCGTTTATCAGGAAACAATGGCAGCCTCCAAAGAAATTAAAACACCGGAAGCATTCTATAATTTATTAAATCAGGATATTGCCGCGAGAACAAAAGGAAAATAA
- the murD gene encoding UDP-N-acetylmuramoyl-L-alanine--D-glutamate ligase, whose translation MKKIRQFANKKVLVLGLARSGEAAARLLAELGAIVTVNDGKAFAENPAAQSLLEEGIKVICGSHPLDLLDENFELLVKNPGIRYDNPMVVRALEKGIPVITEVELAYLVSEAAIIGITGSNGKTTTTTMIADILNAGGKKGILAGNIGFPASEVVRTAKSDDLLVMELSSFQLMGTKAFHPHIALITNLLPTHIDYHGTFADYAAAKWNIQKHMGPSDFLILNFNQDLAKEHAEKTQATVVPFSTKGKVDGAYLENGMLYFKGEAVMPADAVGVPGSHNLENALAAIAAAKLSGIANSAIEQSLSRFRGVKHRLQFLGDVNNVKFYNDSKSTNILATQKALSGFDNSRVILIAGGLDRGNEFDELVPDIEGLKKMILVGESAPRLKRAADKAGVSCLDAEDIRAAVKLAFAAAEPGDLILLSPANASWDMYQNFEVRGDEFIAAFNALKETSHG comes from the coding sequence ATGAAAAAAATTAGACAGTTTGCAAACAAGAAAGTATTAGTGCTGGGATTGGCACGTTCTGGTGAGGCAGCGGCGCGTTTGCTCGCTGAATTAGGTGCGATTGTTACTGTCAATGACGGGAAAGCTTTTGCTGAAAATCCTGCCGCCCAAAGCCTGCTTGAAGAGGGGATAAAGGTTATATGCGGCAGCCATCCGCTGGACCTATTGGATGAGAATTTCGAGCTGTTGGTAAAAAATCCGGGTATCCGTTATGATAATCCGATGGTAGTCAGAGCGCTTGAAAAAGGTATTCCTGTGATTACAGAAGTCGAGCTGGCTTATCTTGTATCAGAGGCTGCTATTATAGGGATAACGGGATCAAACGGTAAAACAACGACAACAACAATGATTGCCGATATCCTGAATGCAGGCGGGAAAAAGGGGATTCTAGCCGGAAATATCGGATTTCCGGCCAGTGAAGTTGTAAGGACAGCTAAATCAGATGACCTGCTGGTGATGGAGTTATCGAGTTTTCAGTTAATGGGAACGAAGGCCTTCCATCCTCACATTGCTCTGATAACCAATTTACTGCCGACACACATCGACTATCACGGGACTTTTGCGGATTATGCCGCTGCTAAGTGGAATATTCAGAAGCACATGGGACCGTCTGACTTTTTGATTCTCAATTTTAATCAAGACTTAGCTAAGGAGCATGCAGAAAAAACGCAAGCGACTGTTGTGCCTTTCTCGACCAAAGGAAAAGTTGACGGAGCTTATCTGGAAAACGGTATGCTTTATTTTAAAGGAGAAGCTGTGATGCCTGCTGATGCTGTCGGTGTCCCTGGCAGCCATAACTTGGAGAATGCTTTGGCAGCAATTGCGGCAGCTAAACTGTCTGGAATTGCTAATTCAGCTATCGAACAAAGTCTTAGCCGTTTTCGCGGTGTTAAACACCGTCTGCAGTTTTTAGGTGATGTCAATAATGTTAAGTTCTACAATGACAGTAAATCAACCAATATTTTGGCAACACAGAAAGCACTGTCCGGTTTTGATAACAGCAGAGTTATTCTGATTGCTGGAGGACTTGACCGCGGCAACGAGTTTGATGAACTAGTGCCGGATATTGAGGGACTAAAAAAAATGATTCTCGTTGGAGAATCGGCTCCCCGTCTCAAACGAGCGGCCGATAAAGCCGGAGTGTCCTGCCTTGACGCAGAGGATATAAGGGCGGCTGTAAAGTTAGCTTTTGCTGCTGCTGAGCCGGGAGATCTTATTCTTCTTAGCCCTGCCAATGCCAGCTGGGATATGTATCAAAATTTTGAAGTGCGCGGTGATGAATTTATTGCGGCCTTTAATGCACTGAAGGAGACGTCTCATGGCTAA
- a CDS encoding DUF3165 family protein has protein sequence MFYLIIAILVVLYYFFMAPKTIRNTLNMIGLAALVVLLLTLAVMSFVKIIQFPPEIFVTVGMVLLAYFALRDIWNLTPKRPKK, from the coding sequence ATGTTTTATCTGATTATTGCCATTTTGGTTGTTTTATACTATTTTTTTATGGCACCAAAAACGATAAGAAATACACTGAATATGATTGGTTTAGCAGCCTTGGTTGTTTTGCTTTTGACCTTGGCTGTTATGAGCTTTGTCAAAATTATTCAGTTTCCTCCTGAAATTTTTGTAACCGTAGGAATGGTTCTTTTAGCCTACTTTGCCCTTAGGGATATTTGGAATCTGACACCAAAACGGCCTAAAAAATAA